In the genome of Streptomyces fagopyri, the window CGCGAGGACGCCGCCCCATATCCCATACCGCGGCGATCAGTTCGGCCGTCGTGAACTCGCCGTGGACGAGGTAGCCGCCCGCGCCCCGGCGCGACGCCTCGGCCACGACCTCGGGTTCGCGGCTGTACGTCAGCATCATCACGGGGGCGAGCCGGGCCAGATCGGGCAGGGCGGTGAGCCCGTCCGTGCCGGGCATGCGGACGTCGAGCAGGACGACGTCCGGCGGATGCGCCGTCGCCGCGGTCACGGCGTCCGCGCCGTTCGCGGCCTGGGCGACGACCTCGATGTCCGGATGGCCACCGAGCAGCGCGGCGAGTCCGGCCCGGACGACGGGGTTGTCGTCGGCCACCAGTACCCGCAGGGGCGGGCCGATAAGTGCCTGGTCAGGCATGTGCGGCCTCCTCTTGGGGGGTGTGGGGAGGAGCGGGGGCGAGGGGAAGGGTCAGGCGGACCTCCGCCCCTCCGTGCTCGGAGCGGTTCAGGTCGATGCGGCCGCCGAGGGAGGCGGCGCGTTCCGTCATGCCGAGCAGACCGAAGTGGCCGGTTCTGGTCAGGTCGCCGAGGGCCGCGCCGGGCGGAGGTCCCACTCCGTCGTCCCGCACCCTCACGACGAACTCGCTTTCCTGGGTGCGCGGTTCGACTTCCACCGTCACCGCCTTCGCGTGTGCGTGCCGGTGCGTGTTCTCCAGTGCCTCGGACACGATCGCCAGGACGTGGCGGGCGGTCGCGTAGGACAGGACCGGGCGGTCGCCGTGGTGGCGGAGTTCCGTGGTCAGGTGCGTGCGTGCCTCGAACGAGGCGACGACGTGGTCGAGTTCGGACAGGATGTCCGTTCCCGCCGAGGTGAGGTCGGTGTGGTGGCGCAGGTCCGACAGAAGGTCGCGGGACTCCGCCGCCGCCCGGCGGGCCGCACCCGCGACCGTCGACGCCTGGCGCTTCAGGGTGCCCGGGTCCGCGCCGTCCGCCGAGGCCGACGCGGCCAGCGCCTCCGCCGCCAGGGCCAGCCCGTGCAGCGTCTTCGCCACCGAGTCGTGCATCTCGCGGGCCAGTCGCGCCCGTTCCGACTCGACGGCCTCGGCGACGGCGAGGCGGGAGTTCGCCTCGGACAGTGCCTGGCTCGCCGTGCCGAAGCGGAACATCAGATTGCGCAGGGTGACGCCGATGATGCCGGCGCCGACGCAGAACCCCGCGACGAGGAGGGTATTGGCGCCGGCACCCGGGTGGTGCTGCCAGGCCCGGTACACCGTCACCAGGACGATCAGCTGGAGGCCCGTGAAGACGCCCGAGCCGCGCCAGCCGTAGAGCAGGCCGGCCAGCAGCGGGGTGCAGACCGTCGCGTACGCGAGGGGGGACGCGGGCGACGCCGTCAGGAGCAGCACCGCGCCGAAGGCCAGGTCCACGGCCATCAGGGTGGGGTGCGCGAGGAGGCGGGGGCCGAAGCGGTCCCAGTCCCTGAGCATGGCGTAGGAGCCCATGACGCCGAGGACGGCGGCGGCCAGGACCGTGTAGCGGGACAGGCCGTCGGTGGCGTTGGCCATCGCGAAGGGGGCGCCGATCGCGATCGCGGCGAGCCGGACGGCGAAGGCCTGCCGGCAGAGTGCCTGGAGGGCGTTGAGCTGGAGGCGGACGCTGCCGGGGGCGGGGGCGTCGTCGGCCAGGTAGCCGGGACCCGCGCCGCCGGGCCAGTTCGACGCCCTCTGTCGGGCTTCGCCGTCCGGTCCCCGTCGCGTCGGCGTCGCGGTCCCTCCCGCCGGTCCTGCCGCACCCGCCGCCCCTGCCTCCGGGTGACCGGCGGGGCTCGCGGGGCGCTCCGGTGCCCACGGCCCGACCAGCCGCGCCCACAGCCGGCCCGGCGGGGTCCGGGAGTGGCCCCGCGAGGCCCCCGGGCGGCCCGTTCGGGCATCCGGTCGGGTTCGGGTACCCGGCCGGGATTGTCGCGGCGCGGGAGGCAGCCAGGGCGGCGGCGTACGGCGGGTGTTCATCAGCGGCCCAGGATCGAGCCGAAGTTCGTGCCCGACCCCAGGAACATGCCCGTGGCGATCAGGATCATCGTCGCCGGAAGCATGAAGACGAGGGTGACCATCGTCGCCTTGGGGATGGTCTTGGCCGCGCGACGGCGGGCGTTCTGGGCGTCCGTGCGGCGCATGTCCGTGGCCAGCTGGATCAGGGTCTCGGCGATCGGGGAGCCGAGTTCCTCGCCCTGCTGCAACGCCGACACGAACTGGGCGACCTGCTCGGAGGAGTTGCGTCTGCGCAGCTCGTCGAAGGCCTGGCGGCGGCTGACGCCCATGTCCATCTGGCGCAGGGTGATGCGCAGTTCGTCCGCCCACGGGCCCTCGTACTTCTCCGCGACGCGGTCCAGGGCCTGGCGGAAGCCGAGACCGGCCGAGACCACGACCGCGAGAACGTCGAGGAAGTCGGGGAGGATGCGGTCGATGGCCTCCTTGCGTTCGCGGACGGCCTGCCAGATGAGGGCGTCGGCGGCGACCAGGCCGAAGGTCAGCGAGAGCACGGCGAACAGGAGCTGTCCGTTGGAGAGGAAGATCAGGCCCAGCAGGACGCCGAAAACGCCGTACACCGCGCGGCGCGCGGCATAGCGGTTGAGCGTCAGACCGCCGGGATTGCCCGCCATGTCTATGCGCCGGCGTTTGGCGTCGACGCGGCGGGGCCCCATCAGTCGCAGCACCGCGGGGGCGAAGCGCATGCCGAGGCGGTCGACGGCCGAATCCGCCTTGGAGACGCGGGTTCCGCCGACCTCCAGGGCGAGTGCGAGGTCGCTGGGCAGTTTGGCGTCGGCGCGGATCATGCGGATGCCGAGCAGGGCGCCCGCGACGGCGGCGGCCGTCACCAGCGCGAGCAGCAGGGGGAGCAACGTGATCCCTCCTTCCTCAGACTTCGATCTTGCCGAGGCGGCGGATGACGAAGAAGCCGACGGTGTACAGGCCGAGCGAGATGAGGACGAGGGCCTGGCCGAGGCCGGAGCCGGTGACGCGGGCGAGCGCGCCCTCGTTCGAGGAGTTGATCAGGAGCAGGGAGCCGAGGCCGAGCAGCGGGACCGTGAAGGCCGTCGCGTTGACCTCGGAGAGCATCGTGCGGACCTCGCGGCGGGTCTCCTTGCGGTCCTCCAGGGTCTGGGTGAGGTTGCGCAGGGAGCTGACGACCGAGCCGCCCGCCTTGTTGGCCAGGACCAGTGTGGTGACCAGGACGATCAGTTCGCGGGAGGGGAGTCGCTCGGACAGTTCGCCGAGGGCGTCGTCGATGGTGCGGCCCATCAGCAACTGGTCGGCCACGTGGGCGAGTTCCTCGCCCGCCGGGTTCTCCAGCTCCTCGGCGGCCATCGCCAGCGCGGTCCGCATGGCGAGGCCCGCGGCGGTGGCGTTGGCCAGCAACCGGGCCACGTCCGGTAGTTGGCCGATGAAGGCCTCGATGCGGCGCTGTCGCTGCCAGTTGAGGAAGATGACCGCGCTCCACACGCCGACCAGGGCGGCGATGGGGCCGAAGAAGGGGGCCAGTACCGAGGCCGCGATCAGCCACAGGGCGACGACGACGGCGGTGACGTAGGTGGCGAACTCGCCCGCCGTCACGTCGAGGCCCGTCGCCGACAGACGCAGGTGGATGCTCCGGCCGAGCCGGGTGCGGCGCAGCCGTCGGTCGACGGCTGCGAAGCGGCGTACGCGGCCCGCGGCGGTGCGCAGCGGGCCGCCCCCGGAGAGGCGGTCCACGAGGGCCTGGCGCTGGGCGCGCCCGGAGGCGTACGTGTGCACGCCCGCGACGGCGAGGGTGCCGCACAGGACGGTGGCGCCGAGGGCCAGGACGGCGGGGTCGTTCACGGCCCGCTCCTCTCGGTCGTGGGGGTCATCCGATGGCCTGCCTGGGGTCGAGCGCGTCCAGGACCTCGACGACGCCGAAGGCGGGCGGCAGCGGCTCGTTGGCGACGTACAGCTTCTCCGCGACCGGGCGGGGCAGCGGGAGGTGCTCGAAGTGGCCGTGGACGACACGGTCGGGGCCGACGGGGCGCGGGACGAACCGGGTGACGGGCACGACCCGGAACTGTTCACGGCCGTGCGAGACCAGCAGCGCGATCTCGGTGATCCTGCGGGAGCCGTCGGCGTGCCGGGAGAGCTGGACGACCACGTCGACGGCCGAGTTGATCTGGTCCTTCAGCGCCTCGAAGGGGATCAGGACCTCGGACATCGAGCCGAGGGTCTGGAGCCTCATGAGGGCGTCCTCCGCGGAGTTCGCGTGGACCGTCGCGAGTGAGCCGTCGTGGCCGGTGGACATGGCCTGGAGCATGTCGAGGGTCTCCCCGCCGCGGACCTCACCGACGATGATGCGGTCGGGGCGCATGCGCAGGGAGTTGCGGACCAGGTCGCGGATGGTGATCTGGCCCTTGCCCTCGACGTTCGGGGGCCGGGACTCCAGGCGGATGACGTGTTCCTGCTGGAGCTGGAGTTCGGCGGAGTCCTCGATGGTGATGATGCGTTCGTGGGACGGGATGAGTCCGGAGAGCGCGTTGAGGAGGGTGGTCTTCCCGCTGCCCGTGCCGCCGCTGACGATCAGGTTGAAGCGGGCGCGTACGAACGCCGCGAGGAGCATCAGCATCTGCTCGTCGAGCGAGCCCAGGCCGATGAGCTCGGGGAGCGTGTACGCGCGGGGGAAGCGGCGGATCGTGAGGGTGGGTCCGGTGAGGGCGAGCGGCGGGATGATGACGTTGACGCGTTCGCCGGTGGGGAGGCGGGCGTCGACCATGGGGTTGGACTCGTCGACGCGGCGGTTGACCGTGGAGACGATGCGTTCGATGGTCTGCATGAGCTGTTCGGTGGAGGCGAAGCGGAGCGGGAGCTGTTCGACCCGGCCGGCGCGCTCCACGAAGATCGAGTCCGGGCCGTTGACCATGATCTCGGTGATCGACGCGTCGGCGAGCAGTGGTTCGAGGACGCCGAGTCCGAGGGCTTCGTCGACGACCCGGCGGATCAGCTGGGAGCGTTCGGCGGAGGAGAGGACGGGGCCTTCGCGGCTGATGATGTGGCCGAGTACGCGCTCCAGGCGCACCCGGCGTTCGGCCGCCGCCAGGCTCGACATCTCGGCGAGGTCGATCTCCTCGAGGAGTTTGGCGCGGTAGACGGCGACGAGGTGTCCGTCCTCGCGGGCGGGGCCTCCCTCGTCGGGGGTGGCCAGTCGGGATCGCAGGCTCATGGGTTCGGCTCCTCCCGGTCGGTCGTGGGTTCAGTCGTCGGTGGGCATGGTGGCCTGGCGGGTGACGGTGTAGGGGCCGAAGAGGGGGATGACCCCGGGGACCCGGACGGTGACGGTGGCGGTGGTGAGGTCGGGGCCCGGGACGGGGTCGACGCGCGCGTTCAGCCATCCGCTCACGGCGGCCTGTCCCGCCGCCCCGCCGTCGCCGCCCTGCGAGGCGACCCGGGCGGCGGCCCGCGCGCCGGAACCGGCCTGGTTGATCCCGTACCCGATGAGGCCGAGCTGGATGGCGGCCATCCCGATGACCAGGAGGATGGGCAGGAACCCGGCGAACTCCAGCATGGAGACGCCCCGGTCGTCACCGGAGCGCCGCCGCGTCCGGCGCCCGTCGTCCGGGCGCGTCCCCGGCCTCCGCCGGCGATCCGTTCGCCGTCGCGGGTCCGGTCCCTGCCGCCGCGTCCGCCACCGCGCCCGCGACGGCGTCCCGGACCGCGTCCACATCCGCGCCCGCACCGGAGGAAGCGTCATCCGACGTCCCCCTCCAGCGCCGCGCCCGCCGTCCCTCTCACGTGCCACCCCGCGTCGAACCCCGGGAAGAAGAGCGGCACGTCGACGTCGACGGTGGCCCTCATCACCGGGCCCGCCGGAGCGCAGCCGATGCCCGCGTCCTGCCAGGAGCCCGGCAGATGGCTGCTCCCGGCCGTCCGGCACGCGCCGCCGACGTCACCGTCGACCGCGTACGCCGCCGTCGCCGCACGCGCCGCCTCGTCCGCCGCGTTCCCGGCCAGCGAGTACGAGTAGCCGTACAGCACGCACTGCCACAGGATCGTCATGACGACCAGCAGGATCGGGAACATCCCGGCGAATTCCAGGGTCACCGCGCCCCGGTCGCCGCTCCTCCGGCGCAGCGCCGACGCCCCGCGGTCCGGGGAGGCCTTCCGGCGACGGCCGCCGCTCCCGCCCTCCTGGGCGACGACCAGTCCCAGTTCGCCCGCCAGTGCCCACAGCGCCTGTTTGACGGTGGAGCGGGCGTCCAGGTCCTGCAGACGCCCCGCGTCCACGACGGACTGGAGCTCCTTGAAGGCGGCGGGGACCGCGGAGTCGGCGACTTTGGTGCCGGTGACGCGCTGGACCAGCGAGGGCTGGATCTCCGTACCGCGGGCGAAGCGGTTGACGACCGTCGTCGTCTCCTCGGCCTTGCGGATCTGGAGGCGGTCCCACATGCGGACCATGCGTTTGGCGGCGCGGACGGCGACGACGTCCGGGGTGACGAGGAGCAGTGCCCGGTCCGCCATCTCCACGGCCGCCGCGGTGGCGGAGTTCATCTGGGAGCCGCAGTCGACGATCACGACGTCGTGGCGGGAGCGCAGGACCGACAGCACCTGGCGGGTCACCCGGTCGGTGACCTCCTCGCCGCGTTCGCCCTCGGCGGGGGCGAGCAGCAGGCCGACGCCGCTGTCGTGGAGGTAGACGGCGTCCTGGAGGACGCGCGGGTTGATGTCGCTGATCCCGGCCAGGTCGGCGACCGACCGGCGGAACTGCACGTCCAGGTACGAGGCGACGTCCCCGGACTGGAGGTCGAGGTCCACCAGTGCCACGTCCCGTCCCGACGCCTGCGACGCCAGGGCGATCTGGACCGCCGTCACGGTCGTGCCGACGCCGCCCTTCGCGCCGGTGACCGTGACGACGGTGCCGCCGGGACCGGTGTAGAGCTCGGGCGTACCGCTGCCGAGGTGGCGCCGCATGCCGAGCGACCACCCGGCCGCGGCCTGGACGCGTTCGGCGAGGGCGTCGTAGCCGAGCGGCAGGCCGATGATGCCGCGGGCGCCGGAGTCCATGGCGGCGGTGAGGACACCGGTGCTGGCGTCGGCCGTGATGAGGACGACGCCGACCGCCGGGAAGCGCAGCACCAGATCGCGGATGAGGTCCAACGCCGGTACGGGGCCGATGCGTTCGTGGACGAGGACGACTTCGGGCAGCTCGTCGAGCGACTCGGCCGCGAGCCGGGCGAGGGTGTCGAGGAGCGCGGTGGAGTCGGGGACGGGCGGGGCGGGTTCGGCGTCGGCGAGCTGGCTGAGCAGCGTGGTGAGCGCTCGGGCCGAGTCGATGTCGCCGACGGCCGGGAGGATTCGGATGGTCATCGGCACGGCCCCGTGGGCGTGGACCTCATGCGCGGCCTCCTACTTGTCCTGGTCGAGGGTGTACGTGCGCTCGCCGGGGGCGACGGTGGTGTCGGAGCCGCCCGCGACCAGGGCGAGCCGGACGTGGGTCGCGAAGGACTCGGCGTACGCGACGCGTTGGGCGTCGGCGGTGTCGAGCGCGAAGGTGATGGGGACGGCCTGGGTGGCGGTGCGGCTGCGTTCGGCGCTGGACTGGCCGGGGTCGAGGGCGGTGAGCTTGCCGACGTCGATGACGCGGGCGTTCGCCACGATGACCTTGGACTGGTCCTTCTGCTTGTCGTTCTCGGCCTTGAAGGTGGCGTAGATGTTGACCCGCGCCCCCGGGTCGATCTTCCCGGCGACGCCGGTCGCCGCGTCGATCATGATGGCGATCTCCTGCTGGCCGGCTTCCAGTGCGGGCCGGTCCACGATCATGTCGCTCTGGAGCAGGGAGCCCTTCTCCAGCTGGGTGACGGCGATCTTGCCGCGGATCCGGGAGAGGTCCGTGACGGCCGTGGAGGACAGCCAGCGCTCGGGCATCGAGATCTTCTGGAACTGGTCGGCCGACAGCTCCTTGTAGGGCGCGATGTCGTCCTTCAGGCGGTACGCCGAGACCTCCGGGCCGACCTTGGAGTTCACGTCGCGGATCACCGAGAGCACTCCGGCGAAGGCGCCCAGGGCGCACAGGACCGAGAGGACCAGCAGGATGACGCCGCGGCGCTGGCGTGAGTTCATGACGCGGACAACCTCGATCGTGGGGCGGGGACGGCGGGGTCGAGCGGTCGTGCCTGGTGCTGTTCAGGTGTTGGTCCGATGTCGCGGTGGAGCCGTGAAGCCCGCGAGCCGTGTTGCTGTGGAACCGTGGTGGCACGGAGCCGTGGTGCCGGAATCCGCGCATCCGACGCGTGGGATGTGACCTGTGCGGCTTATGTCATGCCCCGGGGCAGGGCACGCACTGGAGAGGATGCCCGCACCGCGGCGACCGGAAGCTCCGACGGCGGTGGCAGCGGCGCGGCACAGAAACCGCAGCGGTCACCGATGAGTTCGAGCCCGCACCAGTGGCACTCCTCCCGCCGGACGGACGACACGAGTTGGTAGAGCACGGAGACGTCGTACAGACCGGCGGCGAACTCGGCCAGCTTGGTGGTGCCCCACCAGCGCCCCGACTCCTCGGGCAGCGGCACGGTCGCGACGGCTTGTACGCGCCAGGCGGGCGCGAGGGTCGACGTGACCCAGTCCGAGGGCGGCTGACCGGTGGCCACCAGCAGCCGGGTGCCGAACTCGGGCCCGGCGATCTCGTCCTGCCCGATCCGCGCGAGCTGGGGCCGCGGAGTGGCCAGCACGGCGAACTGGGCGCCTGGCACCCATGACTTGGCGTGCGACTTCAGGGTCACCGGCACCCGGTCGAGCTTGGCGACCGAGCCGAGCAGGGCGCCGGCGTAGATGTAGTGGGCGAGCAGCCGGGCGGAGGAGGCGAGCACGCCCGGACTGAAGTCGCAGACCGACAGCTGGCGCAACTGCTGTGCGAGCAGGGCGAGTCCGAGAGGGGGCAGGTCGACGCCGAGCAGCGCGATCCGGTCGCTCTCCAGGACGGAGCGGACGGTGTGCAGGCGCCTGGTCACGGCCGCGTCGGCCGAGGCCGGATAGAGCGCGATGACGTACCCGTGCTGCTCGATGAGCGTATGCATTCCCGTGAGGGAGTCCTCGAGGGTGTCGAGGGGCTGGACGACCGCGGGCGGAGTCTGCCGGTCGTGCGGCGGCAGCACCAGGTCGGAACTGGTGACGGCTATCGCGGTCGGCACGCTGCACACACCCCGTTCGCCGCGGCGAGGTGGTCAACCACCGCCACGGATCGCCCCTGTTTCGTCATGGACCGCCACAGTTGGCCGCAGATCGTCACTGTGACGTCCTCTTGCATCAGCACCATATCCACGGCATGGCCCGCTCAACACCGAATCGACCAGATCATCTCACGGAAGGTGCGGGCATGATCAACGGAGAGTAAGACGAATACGCGACAACTCGCCCGCGCCAGAGGGGGGTTGGGATTTCCGGTCGCTCCCCGAGGTATTGACAACGAGATTGGTCTGGACCAACTTGTAATCCAGCGGTGGCCGCCGTTCCGTATCACTCCCCACCTCCCCGGAGGACCCAGTGGACCGCGTCACACGCATGCCCGCACGGAGATGGGCGGTCGGCCTGGCCACCGCAGTCACCGCCTCCGTCCTCTCCCTCACCGGCCTGGCGGGCCAGGCCCAGGCCGCCGACGTCAACAACGCCAAGAACGGCGGCTACGAGTCGGGCCTGAGCAACTGGACCTGTACCGCGGGCAGCGGTGCGACGGTGTCCTCACCGGTGCACGGGGGCTCGGCGGCGCTCAAGGCGACGCCCGCCGGGCAGGACAACGCCCAGTGCACCCAGTCCGTCAAGGTCAAGCCCAACTCGGCCTACACGCTGAGCGCCTGGGTGCAGGGCGGGTACTCCTACCTCGGCGTGACCGGCACGGGCACCACGGACGTGTCGACCTGGACCCCGGACTCCGCCTCCTGGAAGCAGCTCTCGACCACCTTCACCACCGGCGCCTCGACGACCTCGGTGACGGTCTACACCCACGGGTGGTACGGCCAGGCCGCCTACTACGCCGACGACCTCTCGGTCTTCGGCCCCGACGGCGGCGGAGGCGGCGACCCGGCCCCGACGGTCCCCGCGGCACCCGGTGGTCTGGCCGTCTCCTCCACCACCTCCTCCTCCGTCTCCCTGACCTGGAACACGGTGTCGGGCGCGACGGGTTACAACGTCTACCGGTCCGGCACGAAGGTGACGGCGGTGACCGGGACCTCGGCGACGGTGACCGGCCTGACGGCGTCCACCTCGTACCCCTTCCAGGTCACGGCGACCAACTCGGCGGGCGAGTCCACGAAGTCGGCGACGGTGACGGGGACGACGAGCGCGACCTCGGGCGGCGGCGGGGGCACCACGCTGCCGAAGCACGCCGTCACGGGCTACTGGCAGAACTTCAACAACGGCGCGACGGTCCAGAAGATCTCCGCCGTCCAGTCCCAGTACGACATCATCGCGGTGGCCTTCGCGGACGCGACCGGCACACCGGGCGCGGTGGGCTTCACCCTCGACTCGGCCGGCCTCGGCGGCTACACGGTCGACCAGTTCAAGGCGGACATCAAGGCCAAGCAGGCCGCGGGCAAGAAGGTCGTCATCTCCATCGGCGGACAGAACGGCACGGTGTCCATCAACGACCCGACGTCCGCGGCGAACTTCGCGAACTCCGTCTACTCCCTCATGCAGACGTACGGCTTCGACGGCGTCGACATCGACCTGGAGAACGGCCTCAACGCGACGTACATGACGCAGGCCCTGCGCTCCCTGTCGTCCAGGGCGGGCTCGTCCCTGATCATCACGATGGCCCCGCAGACGATCGACATGCAGTCCACCTCGAACGCCTATTTCCAGACCGCCCTGAACATCAAGGACATCCTCACGGTCGTCAACATGCAGTACTACAACAGCGGTTCGATGCTGGGCTGTGACGGCAAGGTGTACTCGCAGGGCTCGGTCGACTTCCTGACCGCCCTCGCCTGCATCCAGCTCCAGGGCGGCCTGGCCCCCTCGCAGGTGGGCCTGGGGCTCCCGGCCTCGACGAGCGGCGCGGGCAGCGGCTACGTCTCGCCGACGGTCGTGAACAACGCCCTCGACTGCCTCGCCAAGGGTACGAACTGCGGTTCCTTCAAGCCCTCCAAGACCTATCCGGACCTGCGCGGCGCGATGACCTGGTCGACGAACTGGGACGCGTCGGCGGGCAACGCGTGGTCGAACTCGGTGGGGGCGCACGTGCACGGGCTCGGCTGAGCCCGTACCTCCACCCGCCATCGGCACGAAGGGCGACCCCCCGCGGGGTCGCCCTTCCCGTTACCTCCGGTCCGGCACGGGAGGGGCGACCGGCCGGAATCCGGCCGGTCGCCCCTCCCGGCCCTTTGTCAACTCTTGACCTGCTCATGCCATGCCCTCACCATGAGCGCCACACCCGCACAGGCACGTCGCACTGATCCCACCCCCCAGCTCCACCCCCACATCCGGTGACCCCGGATTCCTGGAGAAGCAAGGAGACTTCATGCGACCTCCCACACGCGGCAGACGGGCCGCCGCTCTCGCCACCCTGCTGGCACTCGCCCTGGCGGTGCCCCTCACCGGCTCGGGAACCAGCGCCACGGCGACCGGGGCGAAAGCCCCCGCACCCTCGGCCGACGACATCCGCCAGTACGAGATCCACCAGAGCACCACCCCGGTGACCCGCACCGCCATCCAGCAGACCGGCGTCACCGTGGACGAGGCCGACGAGGAGAGCGTCGTCGTCTCGGGCCGCGCGGACCAGGCCGGGGAACTGCGCCGGCTCGGCTACGAGATCTCGCCGCTGGGCTCGGCCCCGAACCGTTCGAACGGCGCCGGCGATCTCCGCCTCCTCGACTTCCCCTCGGCCGACGCGAAGTACCACAACTACGCCGAGGCGAACGCGGAGATAGACCAGCGGCTCGCGGCCCACCCCGGCATCATGAGCAAGCGGGTGATCGGGAAGTCCTACCAGGGCCGGGACATCATCGCCGTCAAGGTCAGCGACAACGTGGCGACCGACGAGAACGAGCCCGAGGTCCTGCTCACCTTCCACCAGCACGCCCGCGAGCACCTGACCGTCGAGATGGCGCTGTACCTGCTGCGCGAGCTGGGAGCCGGCTACGGCAGTGACTCCCGGGTCACCAACATGGTGAACAACCGCGAGATCTGGATCGTCCCCGACCTCAACCCTGACGGCGGCGAGTACGACATCGCGACCGGGTCGTACCGCTCGTGGCGCAAGAACCGGCAGCCCAACAGCGGGAGTTCGTACGTCGGCACCGACCTCAACCGAAACTGGAACTACCGCTGGGGCTGCTGCGGCGGCTCGTCCGGGTCCACGTCCTCCGAGACCTACCGCGGCGGGTCCGCCGAGTCGGCGCCCGAGGTGAAGGTGGTCGCCGACTTCGTGCGCGGCCGGGTCGTCGGCGGCAAGCAGCAGATCAGGGCCGGGATCGACTTCCACACGTACAGCGAACTCGTGCTGTGGCCCTTCGGGTACACCACCGCCGACACCGCGACCGGCATGACCGCGGACGACGCCGCCGCGTTCAAGGCCGTCGGACGGAAGATGGCCGCGAGCAACGGGTACACGCCGGAGCAGTCCAGCGACCTTTACATCACGGACGGTTCGATCGACGACTATCTCTGGGGCACCCAGAAGATCTTCGACTTCACCTTCGAGATGTACCCGACGTCCAGCTCCGGCGGCGGGTTCTACCCGCCCGACGAGGTGATCGAGCGGGAGACCTCGCGCAACCGGGACGCCGTGCTCCAACTGCTGGAGAACGCGGACTGCATGTACCGGTCCATCGGCAAGGAAGCGCAGTACTGCGGCTGACCGGGACGGTCCGCCCGGGGGGAACCGCGCGACCACGTACGGCTGGTCGCGCGGTTCCGCCCGCGCCTACGGGGTTTCTTCGGCCGGGGCTTCCTCGGCCGGGGCGGCCTTCGCCGAAATGCCCTTGGCCGGGGTGGCCTTGACTGCGGCGTCCTCGGCCGAGGTGCCTTCGGCCGCAGCGTCCATGACCGCACTGTCCTT includes:
- the cpaB gene encoding Flp pilus assembly protein CpaB, translated to MNSRQRRGVILLVLSVLCALGAFAGVLSVIRDVNSKVGPEVSAYRLKDDIAPYKELSADQFQKISMPERWLSSTAVTDLSRIRGKIAVTQLEKGSLLQSDMIVDRPALEAGQQEIAIMIDAATGVAGKIDPGARVNIYATFKAENDKQKDQSKVIVANARVIDVGKLTALDPGQSSAERSRTATQAVPITFALDTADAQRVAYAESFATHVRLALVAGGSDTTVAPGERTYTLDQDK
- a CDS encoding chitinase, which gives rise to MPARRWAVGLATAVTASVLSLTGLAGQAQAADVNNAKNGGYESGLSNWTCTAGSGATVSSPVHGGSAALKATPAGQDNAQCTQSVKVKPNSAYTLSAWVQGGYSYLGVTGTGTTDVSTWTPDSASWKQLSTTFTTGASTTSVTVYTHGWYGQAAYYADDLSVFGPDGGGGGDPAPTVPAAPGGLAVSSTTSSSVSLTWNTVSGATGYNVYRSGTKVTAVTGTSATVTGLTASTSYPFQVTATNSAGESTKSATVTGTTSATSGGGGGTTLPKHAVTGYWQNFNNGATVQKISAVQSQYDIIAVAFADATGTPGAVGFTLDSAGLGGYTVDQFKADIKAKQAAGKKVVISIGGQNGTVSINDPTSAANFANSVYSLMQTYGFDGVDIDLENGLNATYMTQALRSLSSRAGSSLIITMAPQTIDMQSTSNAYFQTALNIKDILTVVNMQYYNSGSMLGCDGKVYSQGSVDFLTALACIQLQGGLAPSQVGLGLPASTSGAGSGYVSPTVVNNALDCLAKGTNCGSFKPSKTYPDLRGAMTWSTNWDASAGNAWSNSVGAHVHGLG
- a CDS encoding M14 family metallopeptidase, with translation MRPPTRGRRAAALATLLALALAVPLTGSGTSATATGAKAPAPSADDIRQYEIHQSTTPVTRTAIQQTGVTVDEADEESVVVSGRADQAGELRRLGYEISPLGSAPNRSNGAGDLRLLDFPSADAKYHNYAEANAEIDQRLAAHPGIMSKRVIGKSYQGRDIIAVKVSDNVATDENEPEVLLTFHQHAREHLTVEMALYLLRELGAGYGSDSRVTNMVNNREIWIVPDLNPDGGEYDIATGSYRSWRKNRQPNSGSSYVGTDLNRNWNYRWGCCGGSSGSTSSETYRGGSAESAPEVKVVADFVRGRVVGGKQQIRAGIDFHTYSELVLWPFGYTTADTATGMTADDAAAFKAVGRKMAASNGYTPEQSSDLYITDGSIDDYLWGTQKIFDFTFEMYPTSSSGGGFYPPDEVIERETSRNRDAVLQLLENADCMYRSIGKEAQYCG